The DNA sequence GTATATAATTAGGCAGGCCATAAATGAAGAGCCAACAACCCAATGGATGTTATTGGTTACATGCAAGTCGAACCAAGAACCTAATACGTTTGTAATTGCCAGCACCAAAAATGAGATTCTTAGGTACAGCGGGAAAACAAGTTTCATAAGCGGCTACAGCAATGGTGCTTCCAAATATATAAAATTAAGGCTAATTGCACACATTGACTTACTGCCGCGCCCGCACCCGGGCCGCGGCATTCTCGCGGATATTCAGGTAGAACAGGCCGCAAGCCGCAGTGTAGTTGCTACTTCTGTTTGGGCTGGCGCGACTGCTGCTGCATTTCCCTGATTTTGGCGAGGTAGGCTTCCAGCGGCTCCATGCCGATGCTGGCGCGGCGCTTATCCACATTGGCCGGGTCGAGGAGGTTGCGCGGCGTGGGCTGGCCATCGGCTTTGTACTCCACTTGGGAGCAGTAGGTCTGGGGCTGGCCGCGGTTGAGGGCCACCCGGTCGGTGAGGTAGGCGAAGCTGCGGTTGTCTGCGTTTTTACGTTGAACCTCTGCCGACATTATTTTTAGGATTTTCTCCTGAAAAACGGGGTATGCATCGGCGTGCTGCACCAATAGAAAGAAGTTTTTGGCGCTGGTTTCGCCCACTTGCTTAGTACCTGGATACCCGCATTTCTTTACGATGGCTTCCAGCACGGGCTGGTGGCGGGCAAAGTTGACGTATTGCTCCGCAACGAGGCGCTTTTTGGTGCTGTCGGCCGTCTGGCCGCGCATCATTTCCTGCATGGGTCGTTGGTCCACAAAGGCTAGGCTATCCAGCGTTTTGCTGAGCGCCGGATATAGGACCGGGCTCGTTTGGGCCGTGGCAGGTAACGCAAAATCGGCAGCTAGCAGTACGATAAAGAAGGGTTTCATCACAGAAGAGAAAGGCATTTAGCTGCTATAACGCAGGGCTTACTGCTTTAGGTATAGCAAGTTCACTTCTTACCTTTCTCCCATGCCCGCACCCGCGCCGCTGCGTTCTCCCGAATGTTCATGTAGAACAGGCTGTAATCGGCGGCGTGGAAGGAGTGGCGCAGCTCGGGGTAGCCGGGGAGGAAAAAGCGGGGGTAGCCGCTGACTTTGGGCGGGGTAATCCAGAGCAGACCGCGGTGGACTTGGGCATCGGTGACGTGGGCATCGACGCGCTTCATGTTGGGGCCGACGCCGCCGCGGTTGCGGGCGGCGTCGGCCCTGAGCGTATCGAGCGTCCAGGTGAGGGGGTTGGTGGCGGCCAGGCTGTAGTAGGGCGGGTAGTCGAAGCCGCGCTCAGAGGTGTTCCAGGCCACGAAGCAGCCGGTGGCCAGCGAATCGGGGCAGGGGCGGATGGTTTGGTACTCGTTAGTTTTCGCCTGGCAGCCAATGAGGTAGGCAGCAACCAGGCGCTTGCGCAGCACGGGGTCGTTATCGAAAAAGTCGTGGAGCAGGCGCATGGCGTGGGTGGCGCCCTGGCTGTGACCGGCAATGATGACGGGCCGGCCCTGGTTGTAGTAGGCGAGGTAGTATTGGAAAGCGGCTTTTACGTCGGCGTAGGCCAAGTCGAGGGCCTGTTGGCCGTCGGGGCCCTGTTTATCAAAAAACGAGTACAGCGTGGCTTGCCGGTAGCGCGGGGCGTAAACGCGGCCCGCCGCGTTGAACACGCTGGCCTGGTTGAAGATGGTGGTGCGGTCGGTGTAACGGTTGAGGCGGGCGTTGCCCACGTCGGCGTTCCAGCTGCCGCGCCAGTAGTAGGTGGTGGGGTGAATGAAAAATACGTCGGCGGCGGCCGTGGCCTGGCCATCGCGCAGGCCGGCGGCCCGGGGCAAGGCATCAGCCGAGTCGCGGCGGGTGGGCAGGGCGGCCCAGTTGCTTTCCTGGGCATAGTCGGGGCCCATCGTGGGGGCCGGGGCCGTAAACCCGTGGGCGGGCTTTAACAAGCCGGCGCAGCCGGCGCAAACCAGTAAAACCAGGGGCCACCACCGGGCCGGGCGCGGGGCCCAGTGGCTTGGCAAAACGAAATGAGGCAAACGCATAGTGGCAGAGATATAGCTAACCTAACGTCGCGAAACAGCCGGGACGCAGTGCAATGTTTTTGGCGCACCGCACCTGTTTCACCATTAGAGCTGAGAGTCCTGCTAAATAGGGCGTTGTCGTTCTGATGAAGGAGGAATGTGAAGACTATTCTCGAATGATTTTACCAGGATTCTCTCTCCACTTGATGCGTGGAATCTCGGAATGACAACGCCCTATTTGGCAAGGCGCAAAGTACCAGGGAGCCCCGCACCGTTCGGCGCCTGGGGCCCCTACTACGGCATCAGGGTGTTTTCGATGACTTTTTCCTGGCGCAGGTAGTCGATTTTGTAGTCAGGCGTGAAGCGGACCCGCACTTGGGTGCGCGTTTGCTGGTGCTGCTGGAGCGTGAGCCGGAATGAGCGCGCTACTTCGGTGTAGGTGGCGGTGCGCGAGCCGTCGGCCGCTGGCGCGCTCACGCGCAGCGAGCCCGGCGCAATGCTGGCCCGGTAATCCTGAAACTCGGGGAAGTGATTGGTGGCCAGGTTCTCGGAAATGGCGGCGGGGGTGGTACCGCGCAGCAGCAGAAACCGCTCGACGGCGGGCGCGAAGTGGGCCCCGGCGTCGAAGGGCGCGGCTTGCAGATCGGCGTAGTAGCTGGCCAGGGCCCCGCGCACCGCCTGCTCGGCGGCGGCGGCCGTAGCGACGGGAAGAGCGACGGTGGCGGTGCTATCGGCGGCAGGCGCTGCGGCAGGGGCGGCAACGGGGGCACTGGGCACTGCGGCGGAGGCGGGCGCGGTGCTGTCCGGAGCCGGCACCACGGGGGCAGTTTGGGGGAATACGCGTACAGTTTCGGGAGCAGCCACGGGGGGGCGCTCCAGCTGCGGGGCCTGGGGCCCTACTTCAGGGGCCGTGGCGGCGCTGTCGGCAGCGGTGCGACTGGTGCTGGTCAGGTGCTCGGAGGCGCGCGGGCCGCTCATCAGGTACACTACCAGCAACACTAGTAGTAACACGCCGCCACCAATGAGTACGTAATTCAATGTGGGCGAGCCGGCCGGTGGGGCCCCCAGCTCAGCGGCGGCCTCGTCCTCCACCGCGGTGGGCGGCGGGGCGGCAACCGGTGGCACGGGCGGGACGGCGGGCGGCGTGGGCCTTTTCAATCCTGTGAAATCCGGCATCGTCGCAGCGGGCGGCACGGCTGGTTTTCGGGTTTCCGGGAAGTCTGGCGTTGGTGCAGTGGGCGGCGCAACGCGACCGGGCCCCACCGCAGGCGCGGGCGCGACCGGGGCGGCCGGAGGACTAGGCACCGCGGGGGCCCCGCCTTCGGCTTGCAGCAGGGCCAGCAGGACGGGCGCATTCTGGCCTTGCAACAGGGTGGCGATGCGGCGGTCGTAGTCGCGGTCGGTAATCAGGCCGTTCTGGCGGTCGTGGCGCAGCTGGCGCAGCGCGGCAAGGGCAGTTTCGAGCGAAGGATCCACGGGGGAAAAAAGGCTATTTGCGTTCGAGGCCCGAGAGGCGGGCCTGGCGCTGCTGCAAGCGCTTGGAGGCCGCCTCCCGCGCCTGCACATTGAGGAGCAGCGCTGACGAATCCTGACTGATTTGCAAGCGGTCGGCGGCGTTTTGCTTGATGAGCGACTCGATTTTGGATAGGTTATTTGACGTGTTTGAGCGGGCCGAATTAGTGCTTTTTTCGAGCCGGTCCTTATCCTTATCGGCCTTTTTTACCAAGTCTTCGGCCTCGGCTATCCGCTCGCGGTAAATCTTGAGGCGGGCGGCGTTGGCGAAGCTCTGGGTGATGGTGCGCAGGGCGTTGAACTCGGTCGGCGTGCGGTCGGGATCGAAGAACGAGCTGCCGTCGAAGCCGCCGAACACGGCCAGTTCAGCCACCGAATCGGAAGGCGCCACGGTGGTGGCGTAAAGGTCGATGAGCTTGCCTGAGACGGTGGAGGCCGGCGTTTGCTTGGCCTTGAGCGGGTCGGTTTTGTTGCCGCCCACGCCGAGCAGGCCGCCGCCCCGGAACTTGATGGCGTAGTTGTCCTTCATCCAAGTCTGGAAATAGTCGCGCAGCCAGCTGGCGCTGCTCTCCACCTGCACCTTGAGGGCGGCCCGCTCGCGGCGGTCGTAGTTGACGGTGCTGGCGCGCACGTCGTAGGTTTGGGCCCCGGCCGGCGCCGTTGCTAGCAGCGTGGCTAGGCAACTCAAAAGCAAGCAATAGCGCTGAAACATAAGCAGAAGGCGTTTAGAAAGAAGAAATCGGTGGAGCCCCTGGCGCGATTTTGGGGCCTTTAGATATAATTAAAAATTATATCTATCGAAGATGAATATGGGAACCGCCCTAGCGCAGCTCGTGGCGCTCGAAGGCGGCCTGCAAATCGGCGCGCATGGCCTGAAAGCGGCCGATGGCGGCGGCCAGGAACTCATCGTCGAGCAGCTCGCGGGCCTCGGCATCGGTGCCGGTCATTAGGTCCAGCTCGGCCACTTTGTAGGTCTGCTCCAGATTACCCTGCTCCAGCTTGAGCAGGAACTTGCTGTTCCAGGCCAGCAGCGTGATTTTGACGGCGGGGTGTGGGATATCGGCAACGTGGCGCATGACTCAAAAAAAGCAGTAGAGCCCCGAAGGTAGCCTGTGGGGCCCCAACCCCGCCGGGGCCCCTGCGTAGAAAACCCGGGGGCACCAGCCGGCCAGCGCGCCGCTGTTGTTTCACCTTCAACCCTTTACCGCCATGCCACAGGGAGACAAGTCAAAGTACACCGATAAGCAAAAACGCCAGGCTGCTCACATCGAAGCCGGCTACGAGCAGCAAGATATGCCCACCGAAGAGGCCGAAGCCCGCGCCTGGGCCACCGTGAACAAGCAGGACGGCGGCGGCAAAAAACCCGGCGGCGCCGGCCGCAAAACGACCGCCAGGAAATAAGCGCGCCGGGCCGGGCCGAATTCTGTTGGCCGGCCGCGCAATCCTGCACCGGCGCGGGGCATCCCTTTTGCGTTAAGGGTTGTTATGTAGTGTGTTGTCCGGGCTTCCGGGCCACCTATTTGTATTCAGCCCGCCGCCTGCATCCGACTTCTGGCCTCGCCCCTGCGCCGCCCGCTGTAGGGCCCCTGCGCACCGAAACCCTTGCCATCGAGGGCATGACCTGCGCTTCCTGCGCCAGCTTCGTGGAGAAAGCCCCCGCCAGGGCCCCGGCGTGGCCATGGGGGCCGCCGGCACCACCCTCATGTGGCCCGATTTACAGGGCGTGGCCACGGCCCTGTTCCTCTCGCGCCACACTATGCGCACCATCCGGCAGAACCTGTTTTTCGCCTTCATCTACAACGTGGTGGGCATTCCGGTGGCGGTGGAGCTGCTGTATCCGTTCACCGGCTGCCAGCTTTCGCCCATGCTGGCCGCCGCCGCCATGGCCCTCAGCTCGGTTCCGGTGCTGACGAACTCGCTGCGCCTGCGCGGCTTCCAGCCCGCGGCGTAGTCGGGTGCCAGCTGGCAGTTGTCAGCTGTTGAAGCAGTTTTTAGGTTAAAGCACGGCCGAAGCGAGGGCCCCGGTCCGCCGGCTGAAAAAGC is a window from the Hymenobacter nivis genome containing:
- a CDS encoding DUF3089 domain-containing protein; its protein translation is MRLPHFVLPSHWAPRPARWWPLVLLVCAGCAGLLKPAHGFTAPAPTMGPDYAQESNWAALPTRRDSADALPRAAGLRDGQATAAADVFFIHPTTYYWRGSWNADVGNARLNRYTDRTTIFNQASVFNAAGRVYAPRYRQATLYSFFDKQGPDGQQALDLAYADVKAAFQYYLAYYNQGRPVIIAGHSQGATHAMRLLHDFFDNDPVLRKRLVAAYLIGCQAKTNEYQTIRPCPDSLATGCFVAWNTSERGFDYPPYYSLAATNPLTWTLDTLRADAARNRGGVGPNMKRVDAHVTDAQVHRGLLWITPPKVSGYPRFFLPGYPELRHSFHAADYSLFYMNIRENAAARVRAWEKGKK
- a CDS encoding DUF6624 domain-containing protein; this encodes MKPFFIVLLAADFALPATAQTSPVLYPALSKTLDSLAFVDQRPMQEMMRGQTADSTKKRLVAEQYVNFARHQPVLEAIVKKCGYPGTKQVGETSAKNFFLLVQHADAYPVFQEKILKIMSAEVQRKNADNRSFAYLTDRVALNRGQPQTYCSQVEYKADGQPTPRNLLDPANVDKRRASIGMEPLEAYLAKIREMQQQSRQPKQK